One window of Cygnus atratus isolate AKBS03 ecotype Queensland, Australia chromosome 29, CAtr_DNAZoo_HiC_assembly, whole genome shotgun sequence genomic DNA carries:
- the NEMP1 gene encoding nuclear envelope integral membrane protein 1 isoform X5, producing the protein MAGRTNAARARLRLLAALLLLLLLPLGAAAAGAPEAVVELREDRACYQAASHRFCYTNTRAPQWHDIWTRVQIRVNSSQGIRVTQVDSEEELRELEEFRVWNFLFSFLKEKLNNTSIDVDLYGKKTCLKVEVPEAGTTYCVMLSRRFDPKLFLVFFLGLLLFFCGDVLSRSQLFYYSAGISIGLLASVLIVFYVMSKVMPKKSPVYLLLVGGWSFSLYLLQLIFKNLREICKSYWQYLLSYMLLVGLVSFGVCYRYGPLENERSINLLSWTLQLLGLLLMYSGIQIRPVALALVLVAICAKHLDHPVQWAYAAYRRAQSARLGPSPPRLLTEEEYRIQGEVETRKALEELRSYCRSPDFSAWTAVSRIQSPKRSMAWVAAYLRSSSLRRRRKMTPLTQTTGVAPCPTTAWMLIEVCSAPALSFTPA; encoded by the exons ATGGCGGGACGGACGAACGCGGCCCGGGCCCGGCTGCGGCTCCTggcggcgctgctgctgctgctgctgctgccgttgggggcggcggcggcgg GCGCGCCGGAGGCTGTGGTGGAGCTGCGCGAGGACCGTGCCTGCTATCAGGCTGCCTCTCACCGCTTCTGCTACACCAACACGCGCGCCCCGCAGTGGCACGACATCTGGACCAGGGTGCAG ATCCGCGTCAACAGCAGCCAGGGCATCCGGGTCACCCAGGTGGACAGCGAGGaggagctgagggagctggaggagttCAGGGTGTGgaatttcctcttctccttcctgaagGAGAAGCTGAACAACACCAGCATCGACGTGGATCTCTATGGCAAAAAAACCTGCCTGAAGGTCGAGGTGCCGGAGGCCGGCACCACATACTGCGTCATGCTGTCCCGGC GGTTTGACCCTAAACTGTTCCTGGTGTTCTTCCTGGGCctgttgttgttcttctgcGGGGATGTGCTGAGCAG GAGCCAGCTCTTCTACTACTCAGCCGGGATAAGCATTGGCTTGCTGGCCTCGGTGCTCATCGTCTTCTACGTCATGTCCAAGGTCATGCCCAAG AAAAGTCCTGTTTACTTACTTCTGGTAGGAGGCTGGTCCTTTTCCCTCTACCTGCTTCAGCTCATCTTCAAGAACCTACGGGAGATCTGCAAGTCCTACTGGCAGTACCTGCTGA gTTACATGCTGCTCGTGGGCTTGGTGAGCTTCGGCGTGTGCTACCGGTACGGCCCGCTGGAGAACGAGCGCAGCATCAACCTGCTCTCCTGgaccctgcagctcctgggcctGCTGCTGATGTACTCGGGCATCCAGATCCGCCCCGTGGCCTTGGCCTTGGTGCTCGTAGCCATCTGCGCCAAGCACCTGGACCACCCTGTGCAGTGGGCCTATGCTGCCTACAG GAGAGCGCAGAGCGCCCGGCtggggccgagccccccccgccTGCTGACCGAGGAGGAGTACCGCATCCAGGGCGAGGTGGAGACACGCAAGGCCCTCGAGGAGCTTCGAAGCTATTGCAGAAGCCCGGATTTCTCTGCCTGGACCGCAGTGTCCCGCATCCAGTCTCCCAAGAG GAGTATGGCCTGGGTGGCAGCTTATTTGAGGAGCAGctctttgaggaggaggaggaagatgactCCTTTGACACAGACCACAGGAGTGGCTCCCTGTCCTACAACCGCCTGGATGCTGATTGAG gtttgctctgctccagcactgagCTTTACCCCCGCGTGA
- the NEMP1 gene encoding nuclear envelope integral membrane protein 1 isoform X7, whose protein sequence is MAGRTNAARARLRLLAALLLLLLLPLGAAAAGAPEAVVELREDRACYQAASHRFCYTNTRAPQWHDIWTRVQIRVNSSQGIRVTQVDSEEELRELEEFRVWNFLFSFLKEKLNNTSIDVDLYGKKTCLKVEVPEAGTTYCVMLSRRFDPKLFLVFFLGLLLFFCGDVLSRSQLFYYSAGISIGLLASVLIVFYVMSKVMPKKSPVYLLLVGGWSFSLYLLQLIFKNLREICKSYWQYLLSYMLLVGLLLGLLLMYSGIQIRPVALALVLVAICAKHLDHPVQWAYAAYRRAQSARLGPSPPRLLTEEEYRIQGEVETRKALEELRSYCRSPDFSAWTAVSRIQSPKRFADFVGGASHLTSREISFHEQEYGLGGSLFEEQLFEEEEEDDSFDTDHRSGSLSYNRLDAD, encoded by the exons ATGGCGGGACGGACGAACGCGGCCCGGGCCCGGCTGCGGCTCCTggcggcgctgctgctgctgctgctgctgccgttgggggcggcggcggcgg GCGCGCCGGAGGCTGTGGTGGAGCTGCGCGAGGACCGTGCCTGCTATCAGGCTGCCTCTCACCGCTTCTGCTACACCAACACGCGCGCCCCGCAGTGGCACGACATCTGGACCAGGGTGCAG ATCCGCGTCAACAGCAGCCAGGGCATCCGGGTCACCCAGGTGGACAGCGAGGaggagctgagggagctggaggagttCAGGGTGTGgaatttcctcttctccttcctgaagGAGAAGCTGAACAACACCAGCATCGACGTGGATCTCTATGGCAAAAAAACCTGCCTGAAGGTCGAGGTGCCGGAGGCCGGCACCACATACTGCGTCATGCTGTCCCGGC GGTTTGACCCTAAACTGTTCCTGGTGTTCTTCCTGGGCctgttgttgttcttctgcGGGGATGTGCTGAGCAG GAGCCAGCTCTTCTACTACTCAGCCGGGATAAGCATTGGCTTGCTGGCCTCGGTGCTCATCGTCTTCTACGTCATGTCCAAGGTCATGCCCAAG AAAAGTCCTGTTTACTTACTTCTGGTAGGAGGCTGGTCCTTTTCCCTCTACCTGCTTCAGCTCATCTTCAAGAACCTACGGGAGATCTGCAAGTCCTACTGGCAGTACCTGCTGA gTTACATGCTGCTCGTGGGCTTG ctcctgggcctGCTGCTGATGTACTCGGGCATCCAGATCCGCCCCGTGGCCTTGGCCTTGGTGCTCGTAGCCATCTGCGCCAAGCACCTGGACCACCCTGTGCAGTGGGCCTATGCTGCCTACAG GAGAGCGCAGAGCGCCCGGCtggggccgagccccccccgccTGCTGACCGAGGAGGAGTACCGCATCCAGGGCGAGGTGGAGACACGCAAGGCCCTCGAGGAGCTTCGAAGCTATTGCAGAAGCCCGGATTTCTCTGCCTGGACCGCAGTGTCCCGCATCCAGTCTCCCAAGAG GTTTGCTGACTTCGTGGGCGGCGCCTCTCACCTCACCTCCAGAGAGATTTCTTTCCATGAGCAGGAGTATGGCCTGGGTGGCAGCTTATTTGAGGAGCAGctctttgaggaggaggaggaagatgactCCTTTGACACAGACCACAGGAGTGGCTCCCTGTCCTACAACCGCCTGGATGCTGATTGA
- the NEMP1 gene encoding nuclear envelope integral membrane protein 1 isoform X2: MAGRTNAARARLRLLAALLLLLLLPLGAAAAGAPEAVVELREDRACYQAASHRFCYTNTRAPQWHDIWTRVQIRVNSSQGIRVTQVDSEEELRELEEFRVWNFLFSFLKEKLNNTSIDVDLYGKKTCLKVEVPEAGTTYCVMLSRRFDPKLFLVFFLGLLLFFCGDVLSRSQLFYYSAGISIGLLASVLIVFYVMSKVMPKKSPVYLLLVGGWSFSLYLLQLIFKNLREICKSYWQYLLSYMLLVGLVSFGVCYRYGPLENERSINLLSWTLQLLGLLLMYSGIQIRPVALALVLVAICAKHLDHPVQWAYAAYRRAQSARLGPSPPRLLTEEEYRIQGEVETRKALEELRSYCRSPDFSAWTAVSRIQSPKRSMAWVAAYLRSSSLRRRRKMTPLTQTTGVAPCPTTAWMLIEVSCPGPWKARGRTAGVTLLP; the protein is encoded by the exons ATGGCGGGACGGACGAACGCGGCCCGGGCCCGGCTGCGGCTCCTggcggcgctgctgctgctgctgctgctgccgttgggggcggcggcggcgg GCGCGCCGGAGGCTGTGGTGGAGCTGCGCGAGGACCGTGCCTGCTATCAGGCTGCCTCTCACCGCTTCTGCTACACCAACACGCGCGCCCCGCAGTGGCACGACATCTGGACCAGGGTGCAG ATCCGCGTCAACAGCAGCCAGGGCATCCGGGTCACCCAGGTGGACAGCGAGGaggagctgagggagctggaggagttCAGGGTGTGgaatttcctcttctccttcctgaagGAGAAGCTGAACAACACCAGCATCGACGTGGATCTCTATGGCAAAAAAACCTGCCTGAAGGTCGAGGTGCCGGAGGCCGGCACCACATACTGCGTCATGCTGTCCCGGC GGTTTGACCCTAAACTGTTCCTGGTGTTCTTCCTGGGCctgttgttgttcttctgcGGGGATGTGCTGAGCAG GAGCCAGCTCTTCTACTACTCAGCCGGGATAAGCATTGGCTTGCTGGCCTCGGTGCTCATCGTCTTCTACGTCATGTCCAAGGTCATGCCCAAG AAAAGTCCTGTTTACTTACTTCTGGTAGGAGGCTGGTCCTTTTCCCTCTACCTGCTTCAGCTCATCTTCAAGAACCTACGGGAGATCTGCAAGTCCTACTGGCAGTACCTGCTGA gTTACATGCTGCTCGTGGGCTTGGTGAGCTTCGGCGTGTGCTACCGGTACGGCCCGCTGGAGAACGAGCGCAGCATCAACCTGCTCTCCTGgaccctgcagctcctgggcctGCTGCTGATGTACTCGGGCATCCAGATCCGCCCCGTGGCCTTGGCCTTGGTGCTCGTAGCCATCTGCGCCAAGCACCTGGACCACCCTGTGCAGTGGGCCTATGCTGCCTACAG GAGAGCGCAGAGCGCCCGGCtggggccgagccccccccgccTGCTGACCGAGGAGGAGTACCGCATCCAGGGCGAGGTGGAGACACGCAAGGCCCTCGAGGAGCTTCGAAGCTATTGCAGAAGCCCGGATTTCTCTGCCTGGACCGCAGTGTCCCGCATCCAGTCTCCCAAGAG GAGTATGGCCTGGGTGGCAGCTTATTTGAGGAGCAGctctttgaggaggaggaggaagatgactCCTTTGACACAGACCACAGGAGTGGCTCCCTGTCCTACAACCGCCTGGATGCTGATTGAGGTCAGCTGCCCCGGACCCTGGAAGGCGAGAGGCAGAACTGCTGGAGTCACCCTGCTTCCCTGA
- the NEMP1 gene encoding nuclear envelope integral membrane protein 1 isoform X1 encodes MAGRTNAARARLRLLAALLLLLLLPLGAAAAGAPEAVVELREDRACYQAASHRFCYTNTRAPQWHDIWTRVQIRVNSSQGIRVTQVDSEEELRELEEFRVWNFLFSFLKEKLNNTSIDVDLYGKKTCLKVEVPEAGTTYCVMLSRRFDPKLFLVFFLGLLLFFCGDVLSRSQLFYYSAGISIGLLASVLIVFYVMSKVMPKKSPVYLLLVGGWSFSLYLLQLIFKNLREICKSYWQYLLSYMLLVGLVSFGVCYRYGPLENERSINLLSWTLQLLGLLLMYSGIQIRPVALALVLVAICAKHLDHPVQWAYAAYRARWRHARPSRSFEAIAEARISLPGPQCPASSLPRAPCMPGPRRPRGRDGTATSWWLLPRFADFVGGASHLTSREISFHEQEYGLGGSLFEEQLFEEEEEDDSFDTDHRSGSLSYNRLDAD; translated from the exons ATGGCGGGACGGACGAACGCGGCCCGGGCCCGGCTGCGGCTCCTggcggcgctgctgctgctgctgctgctgccgttgggggcggcggcggcgg GCGCGCCGGAGGCTGTGGTGGAGCTGCGCGAGGACCGTGCCTGCTATCAGGCTGCCTCTCACCGCTTCTGCTACACCAACACGCGCGCCCCGCAGTGGCACGACATCTGGACCAGGGTGCAG ATCCGCGTCAACAGCAGCCAGGGCATCCGGGTCACCCAGGTGGACAGCGAGGaggagctgagggagctggaggagttCAGGGTGTGgaatttcctcttctccttcctgaagGAGAAGCTGAACAACACCAGCATCGACGTGGATCTCTATGGCAAAAAAACCTGCCTGAAGGTCGAGGTGCCGGAGGCCGGCACCACATACTGCGTCATGCTGTCCCGGC GGTTTGACCCTAAACTGTTCCTGGTGTTCTTCCTGGGCctgttgttgttcttctgcGGGGATGTGCTGAGCAG GAGCCAGCTCTTCTACTACTCAGCCGGGATAAGCATTGGCTTGCTGGCCTCGGTGCTCATCGTCTTCTACGTCATGTCCAAGGTCATGCCCAAG AAAAGTCCTGTTTACTTACTTCTGGTAGGAGGCTGGTCCTTTTCCCTCTACCTGCTTCAGCTCATCTTCAAGAACCTACGGGAGATCTGCAAGTCCTACTGGCAGTACCTGCTGA gTTACATGCTGCTCGTGGGCTTGGTGAGCTTCGGCGTGTGCTACCGGTACGGCCCGCTGGAGAACGAGCGCAGCATCAACCTGCTCTCCTGgaccctgcagctcctgggcctGCTGCTGATGTACTCGGGCATCCAGATCCGCCCCGTGGCCTTGGCCTTGGTGCTCGTAGCCATCTGCGCCAAGCACCTGGACCACCCTGTGCAGTGGGCCTATGCTGCCTACAG GGCGAGGTGGAGACACGCAAGGCCCTCGAGGAGCTTCGAAGCTATTGCAGAAGCCCGGATTTCTCTGCCTGGACCGCAGTGTCCCGCATCCAGTCTCCCAAGAG ctccctgcatgCCAGGACCTCGCAGGCCACGTGGACGTGATGGCACAGCCACGTCTTGGTGGCTTCTTCCCAGGTTTGCTGACTTCGTGGGCGGCGCCTCTCACCTCACCTCCAGAGAGATTTCTTTCCATGAGCAGGAGTATGGCCTGGGTGGCAGCTTATTTGAGGAGCAGctctttgaggaggaggaggaagatgactCCTTTGACACAGACCACAGGAGTGGCTCCCTGTCCTACAACCGCCTGGATGCTGATTGA
- the NEMP1 gene encoding nuclear envelope integral membrane protein 1 isoform X4, with translation MAGRTNAARARLRLLAALLLLLLLPLGAAAAGAPEAVVELREDRACYQAASHRFCYTNTRAPQWHDIWTRVQIRVNSSQGIRVTQVDSEEELRELEEFRVWNFLFSFLKEKLNNTSIDVDLYGKKTCLKVEVPEAGTTYCVMLSRRFDPKLFLVFFLGLLLFFCGDVLSRSQLFYYSAGISIGLLASVLIVFYVMSKVMPKKSPVYLLLVGGWSFSLYLLQLIFKNLREICKSYWQYLLSYMLLVGLVSFGVCYRYGPLENERSINLLSWTLQLLGLLLMYSGIQIRPVALALVLVAICAKHLDHPVQWAYAAYRARWRHARPSRSFEAIAEARISLPGPQCPASSLPRGLLTSWAAPLTSPPERFLSMSRSMAWVAAYLRSSSLRRRRKMTPLTQTTGVAPCPTTAWMLIEVSCPGPWKARGRTAGVTLLP, from the exons ATGGCGGGACGGACGAACGCGGCCCGGGCCCGGCTGCGGCTCCTggcggcgctgctgctgctgctgctgctgccgttgggggcggcggcggcgg GCGCGCCGGAGGCTGTGGTGGAGCTGCGCGAGGACCGTGCCTGCTATCAGGCTGCCTCTCACCGCTTCTGCTACACCAACACGCGCGCCCCGCAGTGGCACGACATCTGGACCAGGGTGCAG ATCCGCGTCAACAGCAGCCAGGGCATCCGGGTCACCCAGGTGGACAGCGAGGaggagctgagggagctggaggagttCAGGGTGTGgaatttcctcttctccttcctgaagGAGAAGCTGAACAACACCAGCATCGACGTGGATCTCTATGGCAAAAAAACCTGCCTGAAGGTCGAGGTGCCGGAGGCCGGCACCACATACTGCGTCATGCTGTCCCGGC GGTTTGACCCTAAACTGTTCCTGGTGTTCTTCCTGGGCctgttgttgttcttctgcGGGGATGTGCTGAGCAG GAGCCAGCTCTTCTACTACTCAGCCGGGATAAGCATTGGCTTGCTGGCCTCGGTGCTCATCGTCTTCTACGTCATGTCCAAGGTCATGCCCAAG AAAAGTCCTGTTTACTTACTTCTGGTAGGAGGCTGGTCCTTTTCCCTCTACCTGCTTCAGCTCATCTTCAAGAACCTACGGGAGATCTGCAAGTCCTACTGGCAGTACCTGCTGA gTTACATGCTGCTCGTGGGCTTGGTGAGCTTCGGCGTGTGCTACCGGTACGGCCCGCTGGAGAACGAGCGCAGCATCAACCTGCTCTCCTGgaccctgcagctcctgggcctGCTGCTGATGTACTCGGGCATCCAGATCCGCCCCGTGGCCTTGGCCTTGGTGCTCGTAGCCATCTGCGCCAAGCACCTGGACCACCCTGTGCAGTGGGCCTATGCTGCCTACAG GGCGAGGTGGAGACACGCAAGGCCCTCGAGGAGCTTCGAAGCTATTGCAGAAGCCCGGATTTCTCTGCCTGGACCGCAGTGTCCCGCATCCAGTCTCCCAAGAG GTTTGCTGACTTCGTGGGCGGCGCCTCTCACCTCACCTCCAGAGAGATTTCTTTCCATGAGCAGGAGTATGGCCTGGGTGGCAGCTTATTTGAGGAGCAGctctttgaggaggaggaggaagatgactCCTTTGACACAGACCACAGGAGTGGCTCCCTGTCCTACAACCGCCTGGATGCTGATTGAGGTCAGCTGCCCCGGACCCTGGAAGGCGAGAGGCAGAACTGCTGGAGTCACCCTGCTTCCCTGA
- the NEMP1 gene encoding nuclear envelope integral membrane protein 1 isoform X6, producing the protein MAGRTNAARARLRLLAALLLLLLLPLGAAAAGAPEAVVELREDRACYQAASHRFCYTNTRAPQWHDIWTRVQIRVNSSQGIRVTQVDSEEELRELEEFRVWNFLFSFLKEKLNNTSIDVDLYGKKTCLKVEVPEAGTTYCVMLSRRFDPKLFLVFFLGLLLFFCGDVLSRSQLFYYSAGISIGLLASVLIVFYVMSKVMPKKSPVYLLLVGGWSFSLYLLQLIFKNLREICKSYWQYLLSYMLLVGLLLGLLLMYSGIQIRPVALALVLVAICAKHLDHPVQWAYAAYRARWRHARPSRSFEAIAEARISLPGPQCPASSLPRAPCMPGPRRPRGRDGTATSWWLLPRFADFVGGASHLTSREISFHEQEYGLGGSLFEEQLFEEEEEDDSFDTDHRSGSLSYNRLDAD; encoded by the exons ATGGCGGGACGGACGAACGCGGCCCGGGCCCGGCTGCGGCTCCTggcggcgctgctgctgctgctgctgctgccgttgggggcggcggcggcgg GCGCGCCGGAGGCTGTGGTGGAGCTGCGCGAGGACCGTGCCTGCTATCAGGCTGCCTCTCACCGCTTCTGCTACACCAACACGCGCGCCCCGCAGTGGCACGACATCTGGACCAGGGTGCAG ATCCGCGTCAACAGCAGCCAGGGCATCCGGGTCACCCAGGTGGACAGCGAGGaggagctgagggagctggaggagttCAGGGTGTGgaatttcctcttctccttcctgaagGAGAAGCTGAACAACACCAGCATCGACGTGGATCTCTATGGCAAAAAAACCTGCCTGAAGGTCGAGGTGCCGGAGGCCGGCACCACATACTGCGTCATGCTGTCCCGGC GGTTTGACCCTAAACTGTTCCTGGTGTTCTTCCTGGGCctgttgttgttcttctgcGGGGATGTGCTGAGCAG GAGCCAGCTCTTCTACTACTCAGCCGGGATAAGCATTGGCTTGCTGGCCTCGGTGCTCATCGTCTTCTACGTCATGTCCAAGGTCATGCCCAAG AAAAGTCCTGTTTACTTACTTCTGGTAGGAGGCTGGTCCTTTTCCCTCTACCTGCTTCAGCTCATCTTCAAGAACCTACGGGAGATCTGCAAGTCCTACTGGCAGTACCTGCTGA gTTACATGCTGCTCGTGGGCTTG ctcctgggcctGCTGCTGATGTACTCGGGCATCCAGATCCGCCCCGTGGCCTTGGCCTTGGTGCTCGTAGCCATCTGCGCCAAGCACCTGGACCACCCTGTGCAGTGGGCCTATGCTGCCTACAG GGCGAGGTGGAGACACGCAAGGCCCTCGAGGAGCTTCGAAGCTATTGCAGAAGCCCGGATTTCTCTGCCTGGACCGCAGTGTCCCGCATCCAGTCTCCCAAGAG ctccctgcatgCCAGGACCTCGCAGGCCACGTGGACGTGATGGCACAGCCACGTCTTGGTGGCTTCTTCCCAGGTTTGCTGACTTCGTGGGCGGCGCCTCTCACCTCACCTCCAGAGAGATTTCTTTCCATGAGCAGGAGTATGGCCTGGGTGGCAGCTTATTTGAGGAGCAGctctttgaggaggaggaggaagatgactCCTTTGACACAGACCACAGGAGTGGCTCCCTGTCCTACAACCGCCTGGATGCTGATTGA
- the NEMP1 gene encoding nuclear envelope integral membrane protein 1 isoform X9, producing MAGRTNAARARLRLLAALLLLLLLPLGAAAAGAPEAVVELREDRACYQAASHRFCYTNTRAPQWHDIWTRVQIRVNSSQGIRVTQVDSEEELRELEEFRVWNFLFSFLKEKLNNTSIDVDLYGKKTCLKVEVPEAGTTYCVMLSRRFDPKLFLVFFLGLLLFFCGDVLSRSQLFYYSAGISIGLLASVLIVFYVMSKVMPKKSPVYLLLVGGWSFSLYLLQLIFKNLREICKSYWQYLLSYMLLVGLVSFGVCYRYGPLENERSINLLSWTLQLLGLLLMYSGIQIRPVALALVLVAICAKHLDHPVQWAYAAYRARWRHARPSRSFEAIAEARISLPGPQCPASSLPRGVWPGWQLI from the exons ATGGCGGGACGGACGAACGCGGCCCGGGCCCGGCTGCGGCTCCTggcggcgctgctgctgctgctgctgctgccgttgggggcggcggcggcgg GCGCGCCGGAGGCTGTGGTGGAGCTGCGCGAGGACCGTGCCTGCTATCAGGCTGCCTCTCACCGCTTCTGCTACACCAACACGCGCGCCCCGCAGTGGCACGACATCTGGACCAGGGTGCAG ATCCGCGTCAACAGCAGCCAGGGCATCCGGGTCACCCAGGTGGACAGCGAGGaggagctgagggagctggaggagttCAGGGTGTGgaatttcctcttctccttcctgaagGAGAAGCTGAACAACACCAGCATCGACGTGGATCTCTATGGCAAAAAAACCTGCCTGAAGGTCGAGGTGCCGGAGGCCGGCACCACATACTGCGTCATGCTGTCCCGGC GGTTTGACCCTAAACTGTTCCTGGTGTTCTTCCTGGGCctgttgttgttcttctgcGGGGATGTGCTGAGCAG GAGCCAGCTCTTCTACTACTCAGCCGGGATAAGCATTGGCTTGCTGGCCTCGGTGCTCATCGTCTTCTACGTCATGTCCAAGGTCATGCCCAAG AAAAGTCCTGTTTACTTACTTCTGGTAGGAGGCTGGTCCTTTTCCCTCTACCTGCTTCAGCTCATCTTCAAGAACCTACGGGAGATCTGCAAGTCCTACTGGCAGTACCTGCTGA gTTACATGCTGCTCGTGGGCTTGGTGAGCTTCGGCGTGTGCTACCGGTACGGCCCGCTGGAGAACGAGCGCAGCATCAACCTGCTCTCCTGgaccctgcagctcctgggcctGCTGCTGATGTACTCGGGCATCCAGATCCGCCCCGTGGCCTTGGCCTTGGTGCTCGTAGCCATCTGCGCCAAGCACCTGGACCACCCTGTGCAGTGGGCCTATGCTGCCTACAG GGCGAGGTGGAGACACGCAAGGCCCTCGAGGAGCTTCGAAGCTATTGCAGAAGCCCGGATTTCTCTGCCTGGACCGCAGTGTCCCGCATCCAGTCTCCCAAGAG GAGTATGGCCTGGGTGGCAGCTTATTTGA
- the NEMP1 gene encoding nuclear envelope integral membrane protein 1 isoform X3 encodes MAGRTNAARARLRLLAALLLLLLLPLGAAAAGAPEAVVELREDRACYQAASHRFCYTNTRAPQWHDIWTRVQIRVNSSQGIRVTQVDSEEELRELEEFRVWNFLFSFLKEKLNNTSIDVDLYGKKTCLKVEVPEAGTTYCVMLSRRFDPKLFLVFFLGLLLFFCGDVLSRSQLFYYSAGISIGLLASVLIVFYVMSKVMPKKSPVYLLLVGGWSFSLYLLQLIFKNLREICKSYWQYLLSYMLLVGLVSFGVCYRYGPLENERSINLLSWTLQLLGLLLMYSGIQIRPVALALVLVAICAKHLDHPVQWAYAAYRRAQSARLGPSPPRLLTEEEYRIQGEVETRKALEELRSYCRSPDFSAWTAVSRIQSPKRFADFVGGASHLTSREISFHEQEYGLGGSLFEEQLFEEEEEDDSFDTDHRSGSLSYNRLDAD; translated from the exons ATGGCGGGACGGACGAACGCGGCCCGGGCCCGGCTGCGGCTCCTggcggcgctgctgctgctgctgctgctgccgttgggggcggcggcggcgg GCGCGCCGGAGGCTGTGGTGGAGCTGCGCGAGGACCGTGCCTGCTATCAGGCTGCCTCTCACCGCTTCTGCTACACCAACACGCGCGCCCCGCAGTGGCACGACATCTGGACCAGGGTGCAG ATCCGCGTCAACAGCAGCCAGGGCATCCGGGTCACCCAGGTGGACAGCGAGGaggagctgagggagctggaggagttCAGGGTGTGgaatttcctcttctccttcctgaagGAGAAGCTGAACAACACCAGCATCGACGTGGATCTCTATGGCAAAAAAACCTGCCTGAAGGTCGAGGTGCCGGAGGCCGGCACCACATACTGCGTCATGCTGTCCCGGC GGTTTGACCCTAAACTGTTCCTGGTGTTCTTCCTGGGCctgttgttgttcttctgcGGGGATGTGCTGAGCAG GAGCCAGCTCTTCTACTACTCAGCCGGGATAAGCATTGGCTTGCTGGCCTCGGTGCTCATCGTCTTCTACGTCATGTCCAAGGTCATGCCCAAG AAAAGTCCTGTTTACTTACTTCTGGTAGGAGGCTGGTCCTTTTCCCTCTACCTGCTTCAGCTCATCTTCAAGAACCTACGGGAGATCTGCAAGTCCTACTGGCAGTACCTGCTGA gTTACATGCTGCTCGTGGGCTTGGTGAGCTTCGGCGTGTGCTACCGGTACGGCCCGCTGGAGAACGAGCGCAGCATCAACCTGCTCTCCTGgaccctgcagctcctgggcctGCTGCTGATGTACTCGGGCATCCAGATCCGCCCCGTGGCCTTGGCCTTGGTGCTCGTAGCCATCTGCGCCAAGCACCTGGACCACCCTGTGCAGTGGGCCTATGCTGCCTACAG GAGAGCGCAGAGCGCCCGGCtggggccgagccccccccgccTGCTGACCGAGGAGGAGTACCGCATCCAGGGCGAGGTGGAGACACGCAAGGCCCTCGAGGAGCTTCGAAGCTATTGCAGAAGCCCGGATTTCTCTGCCTGGACCGCAGTGTCCCGCATCCAGTCTCCCAAGAG GTTTGCTGACTTCGTGGGCGGCGCCTCTCACCTCACCTCCAGAGAGATTTCTTTCCATGAGCAGGAGTATGGCCTGGGTGGCAGCTTATTTGAGGAGCAGctctttgaggaggaggaggaagatgactCCTTTGACACAGACCACAGGAGTGGCTCCCTGTCCTACAACCGCCTGGATGCTGATTGA